Proteins found in one Lysinibacillus fusiformis genomic segment:
- a CDS encoding helix-turn-helix domain-containing protein, protein MSDFLKLVGEQLRIIRLSKGLSQEEVAERTGKLGFSKGRVSNIEHGQSNITLSTLETIMKALDITPEELFNFQKLSGVTDIEEKNLMLDIHRSLLRERNLDEVKYVVRITKDFLDTIDSQSKKNSSNGQ, encoded by the coding sequence ATGTCAGATTTTTTAAAGCTAGTAGGTGAACAACTTCGGATTATTCGATTATCCAAAGGACTTAGCCAGGAAGAAGTGGCTGAACGGACAGGGAAGTTAGGTTTCAGTAAAGGAAGAGTTTCTAATATTGAACATGGACAATCTAATATTACCTTAAGTACTTTGGAAACAATCATGAAGGCATTAGACATTACCCCTGAGGAGCTATTTAATTTTCAAAAACTATCTGGCGTTACTGATATTGAGGAAAAAAACCTCATGCTAGACATTCATCGCTCATTACTAAGAGAACGAAATTTAGACGAGGTAAAATATGTAGTTCGTATTACGAAGGATTTTTTAGATACAATTGATTCTCAATCGAAGAAAAACAGCTCCAACGGTCAATGA
- a CDS encoding DUF305 domain-containing protein, which produces MAKPIELSNVTKAYLEEYQRILKKMMQGMTYVTITCSISENFIKQILPHQVAAIQMSENVLRYTTNIPVQNLALEIIRTHTEMVESLEAIQNRCCVVQNSEYELYEYMCAYKEITEAMFNAMCAPPVSNSININYLREMIVHHQGGIRLAQNVLRFCICQELIPILRCMIQTFCEQLEAMEKLLDSLQNCDCEC; this is translated from the coding sequence ATGGCTAAACCAATTGAACTCAGTAATGTGACTAAGGCATATCTAGAGGAATATCAGCGAATCCTCAAAAAAATGATGCAGGGTATGACCTATGTTACCATTACTTGTAGTATCTCAGAAAACTTTATTAAACAAATCCTCCCTCATCAAGTTGCAGCAATCCAAATGTCTGAAAATGTTTTACGCTATACAACGAATATCCCTGTACAAAATCTCGCATTAGAAATCATTCGAACACATACAGAAATGGTTGAGAGTCTTGAAGCGATACAAAATCGATGTTGTGTCGTGCAAAATTCAGAGTATGAATTATACGAGTATATGTGTGCTTATAAAGAAATTACAGAAGCTATGTTCAATGCAATGTGTGCACCGCCAGTCTCCAACAGCATTAATATCAATTATCTGCGGGAAATGATTGTCCATCATCAGGGTGGTATACGACTGGCACAAAATGTGCTTAGATTCTGCATTTGTCAAGAATTAATACCAATCCTACGATGCATGATTCAAACGTTTTGTGAGCAACTAGAAGCCATGGAAAAGCTACTAGATAGCTTACAAAATTGCGATTGCGAGTGCTAG
- a CDS encoding L,D-transpeptidase family protein, whose product MIHTVKAGETLAQISQDYRTPLASIIAANPGIQPDHLVIGQQIVIPGLPDPETIPYRIEISTNNRWLRLYRNNILQKQYPIAVGRMLHETPVGSFIIINKAPNPGGPFGTMWMSLSKEHYGIHGTNDPSSIGHAVSHGCIRMHNRDVEELASIVPIGTEVVIHP is encoded by the coding sequence TTGATTCATACAGTCAAAGCTGGTGAAACCCTTGCTCAAATTTCTCAAGATTACCGTACACCTTTAGCATCCATTATCGCTGCAAACCCAGGAATTCAGCCTGATCATCTTGTCATTGGTCAACAAATCGTCATCCCTGGCTTGCCCGACCCCGAGACAATTCCTTACCGTATCGAGATCTCTACCAATAATCGCTGGCTACGTTTATATAGAAACAATATCCTTCAAAAACAATACCCTATTGCAGTTGGACGCATGCTTCACGAAACACCCGTAGGTAGTTTTATTATCATTAATAAAGCGCCAAACCCTGGCGGTCCTTTTGGCACGATGTGGATGAGTCTTTCTAAAGAACATTACGGAATTCATGGCACAAATGATCCTAGCTCTATTGGGCATGCTGTGTCACATGGTTGTATCCGTATGCATAATCGAGATGTTGAAGAGCTTGCCAGTATTGTGCCAATCGGTACAGAAGTAGTGATTCATCCCTAA
- a CDS encoding SpoVR family protein, which produces MDTKELQRAIDEITEIASSFGLDFYPMRYEICPADIIYTFGAYGMPTRFSHWSFGKQFHKMKLQYDLGLSQIYELVINSNPCYAFLLDTNTLTQNKLIIAHVLAHCDFFKNNVRFSNTRRDMVESMTATAERIADYEREYGKDEVEQFLDAVLAIQEHIDPSILRPKLSWSEDDDLEEEKSPTKSPYDDLWSIEEKEKVYKPIRRRLKQFPPKPEKDLLLFLEEYSRELEDWQRDILTMMREEMLYFWPQLETKIMNEGWASFWHQRIMRELKLTTAETIEYAKLNAGVVQPSKTSINPYYLGIKIFEDIENRYNNPTEEMKRLGVQPNTGREKIFEVREIESDISFIRNYLSKDLAKREDLYLFQKKGNEYRITDKDHEMVRDQLVSMRVNGGFPYIVVKNGDYLRNGELYLVHGYEGMELDPRYLENVLPYIYQLWGRPVHLETYVDKKPMLYSYDGTKNYKRNV; this is translated from the coding sequence ATGGACACAAAAGAGCTTCAACGAGCAATAGATGAAATTACCGAAATTGCCTCAAGCTTTGGCTTAGATTTCTATCCAATGCGTTATGAAATTTGTCCAGCAGATATTATTTATACATTTGGCGCCTATGGTATGCCTACGCGTTTTTCCCATTGGAGCTTCGGGAAACAATTTCATAAAATGAAGCTTCAATATGATTTAGGACTTAGCCAGATTTATGAGCTTGTGATCAATTCAAATCCTTGCTATGCGTTTTTACTCGATACCAATACATTAACCCAAAATAAACTGATTATTGCCCATGTTTTAGCACACTGTGATTTCTTTAAAAATAATGTGCGTTTTTCCAATACAAGAAGAGATATGGTAGAGAGTATGACCGCAACTGCCGAGCGAATAGCTGATTATGAAAGAGAATATGGCAAGGATGAGGTTGAGCAGTTTTTAGATGCAGTTTTAGCTATTCAGGAACATATTGATCCATCTATTTTACGACCGAAGCTATCCTGGAGTGAGGACGATGACCTTGAAGAGGAAAAATCTCCAACGAAATCACCATACGATGATTTGTGGAGTATAGAAGAAAAAGAAAAAGTTTATAAACCAATTAGACGAAGATTAAAGCAATTTCCGCCAAAGCCAGAAAAAGATTTGTTGCTATTCTTGGAGGAGTATAGCCGTGAATTGGAGGACTGGCAACGAGATATTTTAACAATGATGCGAGAGGAAATGCTTTATTTTTGGCCTCAATTAGAAACAAAAATAATGAATGAGGGCTGGGCGTCCTTCTGGCATCAACGCATCATGCGGGAGTTAAAACTAACCACTGCTGAGACAATTGAATATGCCAAATTAAATGCAGGGGTTGTGCAGCCATCCAAAACATCGATTAATCCATATTACCTTGGAATAAAAATTTTCGAGGATATTGAAAATCGCTATAATAATCCTACAGAGGAAATGAAGCGGCTAGGTGTACAGCCAAATACGGGGCGTGAAAAGATCTTTGAGGTAAGAGAAATAGAATCGGATATTTCCTTTATTCGAAACTATTTATCAAAGGATTTAGCGAAGCGTGAAGATTTGTATTTGTTCCAAAAGAAAGGTAATGAGTATCGTATAACGGATAAGGATCATGAGATGGTTCGAGATCAGCTTGTATCCATGCGTGTAAACGGGGGCTTCCCATATATTGTAGTGAAAAATGGTGATTATTTGCGTAATGGTGAGCTCTATTTAGTACATGGTTACGAAGGGATGGAGTTAGATCCTCGCTATTTAGAAAATGTATTGCCTTATATTTATCAGCTATGGGGACGGCCCGTTCATTTAGAAACCTATGTGGATAAAAAGCCGATGCTTTATTCATATGACGGCACTAAAAACTATAAACGCAATGTATGA
- a CDS encoding cysteine-rich CWC family protein, with translation MSTGEMKCPLCGGENHCGVAKGEKECWCMTVSIPEHLLNAVQGELKICICSTCIDTYKKEQV, from the coding sequence ATGTCAACTGGAGAAATGAAATGTCCATTATGTGGGGGAGAAAATCATTGTGGCGTGGCAAAAGGCGAAAAAGAGTGCTGGTGTATGACAGTTAGCATTCCAGAACATCTGTTAAATGCAGTGCAGGGAGAGCTAAAAATATGCATTTGTTCTACATGTATAGATACATATAAGAAAGAGCAAGTATAA
- a CDS encoding gamma-type small acid-soluble spore protein gives MNHEKEVQFTSAGTNINEVKQKNADAGLSYNEVKALLAKSGGHGTSIYSDTDTEEVKQDIHKHQQ, from the coding sequence ATGAATCATGAAAAAGAAGTCCAATTTACATCTGCAGGCACGAATATTAATGAAGTGAAGCAAAAAAATGCAGACGCAGGATTATCCTATAATGAAGTGAAGGCATTGTTAGCAAAAAGTGGTGGGCATGGAACATCCATTTATAGTGACACAGATACTGAAGAAGTAAAACAAGACATACACAAGCATCAACAATAA
- a CDS encoding radical SAM/SPASM domain-containing protein: protein MRTFKKVYIEITSVCNLACSFCPPTARAKGLIKVEQFNKILDEIRPHTKYIYLHVKGEPLLHPRIDQLLDAAHAKGFKVNITTNGTLIKKNREKILGKPALRQINFSLHSFDGHEGSENREKYLGDILNFVRESREYNTIISYRLWNLQQDHVSDVAARRNRETLEILENEYNLDYRIEEKVEPGKGVKIAPHVYLNQDHEFRWPSLLEPEDEGKGFCHALRSQAAILVDGTVVPCCLDGEGVINLGNVHEKPFSEIVEGERANKIVEGFSRREAVEELCRKCGYRQKFGM from the coding sequence TTGAGAACATTTAAAAAGGTTTATATAGAAATAACGAGTGTTTGTAATTTAGCCTGTAGTTTTTGCCCACCTACAGCTCGTGCAAAGGGGCTTATAAAAGTCGAACAATTTAATAAAATATTAGATGAAATTCGTCCACATACAAAATATATTTATTTGCATGTAAAAGGAGAGCCATTACTACATCCAAGAATCGATCAGCTATTAGATGCTGCCCATGCAAAAGGGTTTAAAGTCAATATTACAACGAATGGTACGCTAATAAAAAAGAATCGTGAGAAAATATTAGGAAAACCAGCATTACGTCAAATTAATTTCTCGTTGCATAGCTTTGATGGGCATGAGGGCTCTGAAAACCGTGAAAAATATTTAGGGGATATCTTGAACTTTGTGCGAGAATCAAGGGAGTACAATACGATTATTTCCTATCGTTTATGGAATCTACAACAGGATCATGTTTCGGATGTTGCAGCACGTCGTAACCGTGAGACTTTAGAAATATTAGAAAATGAGTATAATCTTGATTACCGCATAGAAGAAAAAGTAGAGCCTGGGAAAGGAGTAAAAATTGCCCCTCATGTTTATTTAAATCAGGATCATGAATTTAGATGGCCAAGTCTCCTAGAGCCAGAGGATGAAGGGAAGGGTTTCTGTCATGCTCTGCGTAGCCAAGCGGCTATACTTGTGGATGGAACCGTTGTGCCTTGTTGCTTGGATGGGGAAGGTGTCATTAATTTAGGGAATGTACACGAAAAACCCTTCTCAGAAATTGTTGAAGGGGAACGTGCCAATAAGATTGTAGAGGGCTTTTCACGAAGAGAAGCTGTTGAAGAACTATGTAGAAAATGTGGCTATCGTCAAAAGTTTGGTATGTAG
- a CDS encoding restriction endonuclease subunit S, with amino-acid sequence MVKQFFLEEIAKIQIGHLIVNDQCFTREDTPFITEEMLMQLLRDDDFSQVPKVDHTVDSFNLSIVPAKSILLNKFNLQETLIYQCKKAVCIGHDIIAIIPNESIVVSDYLFHFFKWFQINKERRNIFRLRIALPPLDIQHRAAQLLNAVQHLLMNKDSLVAAIEDLPQYFNNISNQVNQHSKNLHHSFEQLQHVYADMLHKVFNGDLLNDSFQRLSN; translated from the coding sequence ATGGTGAAGCAGTTTTTTTTAGAAGAAATAGCAAAAATACAAATTGGTCATTTGATTGTGAATGATCAATGTTTTACTAGGGAAGATACTCCTTTTATCACCGAAGAAATGCTAATGCAATTATTGAGAGACGATGATTTTAGTCAAGTGCCAAAGGTTGATCACACAGTTGATTCATTTAATTTGTCAATCGTGCCTGCTAAAAGCATTCTTCTAAATAAATTTAATTTACAGGAAACCTTGATTTATCAATGTAAAAAAGCTGTGTGTATCGGTCATGATATCATTGCCATTATTCCGAATGAATCCATTGTTGTCAGTGATTATTTATTTCACTTTTTTAAATGGTTTCAAATAAATAAAGAGAGACGTAATATCTTTCGTTTAAGAATTGCATTACCTCCTCTTGATATTCAGCATAGAGCAGCTCAATTATTAAATGCTGTTCAACATTTATTAATGAATAAAGATTCTTTAGTCGCAGCGATAGAGGACCTTCCACAGTATTTCAATAATATTTCAAACCAAGTAAATCAGCATTCAAAAAACTTACATCATAGCTTTGAACAGCTCCAACATGTATATGCTGATATGTTACATAAAGTTTTTAATGGAGATCTTCTAAATGATTCCTTTCAAAGGTTGAGCAATTAA
- a CDS encoding methyl-accepting chemotaxis protein, whose translation MFKRKKINQSYDYFSATKNSDIETNERFKEKLDFLALSRIRRESVGFLRKIYENNRQYILDNFYARLLEIPEFNHVINTHSTVERLKGLFDSHFISLFDDELDLDYVFKRRKIAYVHARIGVLPNWMISAYTLINQLIIPLIVKELSRDEEKMLDVLLSYDSLVTIDQQIILETYIEIQAGSVVNGLGEIITYNTQLDTIKELIEFQEIQQQEIVAADQLMHELDESIEEIATSVGDISEQTKHAFKKLNQDLESLQQVSSILQTTDEGHKSMQEDIKRLVERVNSVAKLMELIKKIADQTNLLALNASIEAARAGEAGKGFAVVAEEVRKLADDTSTSVKSIHTDIQELLHITHNISSLTTQFSQDLHQGVTDTLYISQTLAELNKNLQQQGARFEEIATTTKVQAQSATTISERNHTITESMQKSKVIVFDMGSAIYKLSKMIDGYRSTTISKNFIISQEDIIELAITDHLLWRWKIYNLLLGFETMTEQDVGSPKESRLGEWYYGTGKKLLGNERVYAELEQPFIHVHDIAKKAVREYNVGNKTGAEKYLKEITDESYVVIEKLKALKEILLSEKKQYIH comes from the coding sequence ATGTTCAAAAGGAAGAAGATTAATCAAAGTTATGATTATTTCTCAGCTACAAAAAATTCAGACATCGAAACAAATGAACGCTTTAAAGAAAAATTAGATTTCCTTGCTTTATCTAGAATTAGAAGAGAATCTGTTGGGTTTTTACGTAAAATTTACGAGAATAATCGACAGTATATACTCGATAATTTTTATGCTCGTCTACTGGAAATTCCAGAGTTTAATCATGTCATCAATACACATTCAACAGTAGAGCGCTTGAAAGGGTTGTTTGATTCACATTTTATTAGCTTATTTGATGATGAATTAGATTTAGATTATGTCTTTAAGCGACGTAAAATTGCCTATGTTCATGCTCGAATAGGGGTACTACCGAACTGGATGATTTCTGCCTATACACTGATTAACCAATTAATCATTCCGCTTATTGTTAAAGAACTATCACGTGATGAAGAAAAAATGTTGGATGTTTTATTGTCCTATGATAGTTTAGTAACAATTGATCAACAAATCATTTTAGAGACCTATATTGAAATTCAAGCAGGATCTGTTGTGAATGGGTTAGGTGAAATTATTACTTATAATACACAGTTAGATACCATTAAGGAACTGATTGAATTTCAAGAGATTCAGCAACAGGAGATTGTCGCAGCAGATCAATTAATGCATGAGTTAGACGAGAGTATTGAAGAAATTGCCACATCAGTTGGTGATATCTCAGAGCAAACAAAGCATGCCTTTAAAAAATTAAATCAGGATTTGGAATCATTGCAACAAGTATCATCTATTTTACAGACAACCGATGAAGGCCATAAATCAATGCAGGAAGATATTAAGCGTTTAGTTGAACGTGTAAATAGTGTAGCGAAGTTGATGGAATTAATTAAGAAAATTGCAGATCAAACAAATTTATTGGCCTTAAATGCATCGATTGAGGCGGCTCGTGCTGGAGAAGCAGGGAAAGGCTTTGCGGTTGTTGCGGAGGAAGTTCGTAAACTTGCTGATGATACAAGTACATCTGTTAAATCTATACATACAGATATACAGGAGCTACTTCATATTACCCATAATATTAGTTCATTGACGACTCAATTTTCACAAGATTTACATCAAGGTGTTACAGATACCTTATATATTTCACAGACGCTAGCAGAGCTAAATAAAAATTTACAGCAGCAAGGTGCCCGCTTTGAGGAAATAGCCACAACGACAAAGGTACAAGCACAATCTGCTACAACTATTTCAGAACGTAACCATACAATTACGGAGAGCATGCAAAAAAGTAAGGTAATCGTTTTTGATATGGGCTCTGCCATTTATAAGTTAAGTAAAATGATTGATGGATATCGATCCACGACGATTTCTAAAAACTTTATTATTAGCCAAGAGGATATTATTGAATTAGCCATTACTGACCATCTATTGTGGAGATGGAAAATCTATAATTTGCTATTAGGTTTTGAAACGATGACGGAGCAGGATGTAGGGTCTCCAAAAGAATCTCGCCTTGGCGAATGGTATTACGGCACAGGAAAAAAACTGTTAGGTAATGAGCGTGTCTACGCAGAGTTAGAACAGCCATTTATTCACGTTCATGATATTGCAAAAAAAGCAGTCCGTGAATACAATGTAGGCAATAAAACGGGCGCTGAAAAATACCTGAAAGAAATTACGGATGAATCGTATGTTGTTATTGAAAAATTAAAAGCGCTAAAGGAAATTTTATTGAGCGAGAAGAAGCAATATATTCATTAG
- a CDS encoding ribonuclease J, translated as MSTSKQLLSIFALGGINEIGKNMYVVQYADDIIIIDCGAKFPDETLLGIDLIIPDITYLLDHKEKIKALIVTHGHEDHIGGIPYLLKKLNVPVYATRFTLGLIELKLKEHKLLRETDLIEIHADSALHLGQIDINFFRTNHSIPDCLGIVLATPEGNVVHTGDFKFDLTPVNNQFADIHKMAEIGSKGVLVLISESTNAERPGLTPSEQLVGHHIEEAFLHAERKVIISTFASNVNRIQQIVHATIATNRKLALVGRSMVNVVDVAIERGYLFVPEDLLIDAREVKYLPPEEVVVLCTGSQGEPLAALARLANGNHREVKVLPDDTVILAASPIPGNEKGVSRIVDNLFQLGAKVIYGSSSHTGMHVSGHGHQEDLKLMLTFMKPKFFIPIHGEYRMLHQHRLLAESIGVQKGHTFIMKNGDVVDIENAKARQTRKIPAGDTYVDGIGIGEVEGIVLRDRKQLSEDGMLVIVLTLNKADGSFISEPDTISRGFVYAKDFEALLTKANVLTKEIVNELQEESRQQIHVLRREIKRAVGQYLFTQTKRKPMILPIIIEI; from the coding sequence TTGTCCACAAGTAAACAGTTATTATCCATTTTCGCCCTAGGTGGCATCAATGAAATTGGAAAAAATATGTATGTAGTACAATATGCAGATGACATAATTATTATTGATTGCGGAGCAAAATTTCCAGATGAAACCCTGCTTGGTATTGATCTTATCATTCCTGATATTACGTATTTACTTGATCATAAGGAAAAAATTAAGGCATTAATTGTCACACATGGGCATGAGGATCACATTGGTGGGATTCCTTATTTACTAAAAAAATTAAATGTCCCTGTGTATGCTACTCGATTCACTCTCGGACTTATTGAATTAAAGCTAAAGGAACATAAGCTTTTGAGAGAAACGGATTTAATTGAAATTCACGCTGACTCAGCTCTACATTTAGGACAAATTGATATTAATTTCTTCAGAACCAATCATAGTATACCCGATTGTTTAGGAATCGTTTTAGCTACTCCTGAAGGAAATGTTGTCCATACGGGAGACTTTAAATTTGATCTAACGCCCGTTAATAACCAGTTTGCTGATATTCATAAAATGGCGGAAATCGGTTCAAAGGGTGTGCTAGTTCTGATCTCGGAAAGTACAAATGCAGAAAGACCAGGTTTGACACCTTCTGAGCAACTGGTAGGGCATCATATTGAGGAAGCCTTTTTACATGCTGAACGGAAAGTAATCATCTCTACCTTTGCTTCAAATGTTAATCGTATCCAACAAATCGTACATGCAACAATTGCCACCAATAGGAAGTTAGCTTTAGTTGGGCGCAGCATGGTCAATGTTGTGGATGTCGCGATTGAACGAGGTTATTTATTTGTGCCAGAAGATCTGTTAATTGATGCACGAGAAGTTAAATACCTCCCCCCAGAAGAAGTAGTGGTCCTCTGCACAGGTAGCCAAGGCGAGCCTCTAGCAGCACTTGCACGATTAGCAAATGGCAACCATCGTGAGGTAAAAGTTCTGCCAGATGATACAGTCATTCTTGCCGCTTCTCCGATTCCAGGTAATGAAAAGGGCGTTTCTCGTATTGTAGACAATTTGTTTCAGCTTGGTGCTAAGGTGATTTATGGTTCTTCCAGTCATACAGGTATGCATGTTTCAGGACATGGTCATCAAGAAGACTTGAAGCTGATGCTGACGTTTATGAAGCCTAAATTTTTCATCCCTATTCATGGTGAGTATCGCATGTTACATCAACATCGTTTATTAGCGGAATCTATTGGTGTTCAAAAGGGACATACCTTTATTATGAAAAATGGAGATGTCGTGGACATTGAAAATGCGAAGGCAAGGCAAACGCGTAAAATTCCAGCTGGTGATACGTATGTTGATGGGATTGGCATAGGTGAAGTAGAGGGAATTGTCCTCCGTGATCGCAAGCAACTTTCAGAAGATGGAATGCTTGTTATTGTATTAACACTCAATAAAGCAGATGGTTCTTTTATTTCAGAACCTGATACCATTTCACGTGGTTTTGTTTATGCTAAAGATTTCGAGGCACTTTTAACTAAGGCCAATGTGCTTACCAAAGAAATCGTAAATGAGCTTCAAGAAGAAAGCAGACAGCAAATACATGTCCTACGCCGAGAAATTAAAAGAGCTGTTGGACAATATTTATTTACCCAAACCAAACGAAAGCCAATGATTTTACCGATTATTATTGAAATTTAA
- the yhbH gene encoding sporulation protein YhbH translates to MTEHENKRFVISQENWSLHRKGHQDQERHMEKVKDAIKNNLPDLVSEESIVMSNGREVIKIPIRSLDEYKIRYNYDNSKHVGQGQGDSSVGDVVARDGSKANQAQGQGKEAGDKPGQDYYEAEVSIEEIQNVLFHELELPNLQQKEKADIKTEKIEFNDIRKKGLMGNVDKKRTILNALKRNAMHGKAEITPIHNDDLRFKTWDEVEKPESKAVVLAMMDTSGSMGAFEKYCARSFFFWMTKFLRSKYETVEIEFIAHHTEAKVVTEEEFFTKGESGGTICSSAYKKALELIQDKYHPSRYNIYPVHFSDGENISMDNEKCLKLVGELMDVSSMFGYGEVNQHNRFSTLMYTYKKIDDPKFRYHILRKKGDVYDALKSFFKKNEE, encoded by the coding sequence ATGACTGAACACGAAAATAAACGCTTTGTCATTTCTCAGGAAAATTGGTCCCTCCATCGTAAAGGGCACCAGGACCAGGAACGCCATATGGAAAAAGTAAAAGATGCGATTAAAAATAATTTACCAGATTTAGTTAGTGAAGAAAGTATTGTGATGTCCAATGGTCGCGAGGTTATTAAAATACCAATTCGGTCACTTGATGAATATAAAATTCGATATAACTATGATAATTCTAAGCATGTTGGGCAAGGACAAGGGGATAGTAGTGTCGGGGATGTAGTAGCCCGGGATGGCAGTAAAGCCAATCAGGCTCAAGGCCAAGGAAAAGAAGCAGGTGACAAGCCTGGCCAAGATTACTATGAAGCGGAAGTCAGTATTGAGGAAATCCAAAATGTCTTATTCCATGAACTTGAGTTACCTAATTTACAGCAAAAAGAAAAGGCAGATATTAAAACAGAAAAAATAGAGTTTAATGATATTCGAAAAAAAGGGCTAATGGGTAATGTTGATAAAAAGCGAACGATTTTAAATGCATTAAAGCGCAATGCAATGCATGGGAAAGCGGAAATTACGCCTATCCACAATGACGATTTACGTTTTAAAACGTGGGATGAAGTGGAGAAACCAGAATCCAAAGCCGTAGTACTTGCCATGATGGATACAAGTGGCTCGATGGGAGCTTTTGAGAAATATTGTGCACGAAGCTTCTTCTTTTGGATGACGAAGTTTTTACGATCAAAATATGAAACCGTAGAGATTGAATTTATTGCCCATCATACAGAGGCAAAGGTTGTCACTGAAGAGGAATTTTTTACAAAGGGAGAGAGTGGGGGAACTATTTGTTCTTCAGCTTATAAAAAGGCATTGGAGTTAATTCAGGATAAATATCATCCGTCTCGCTACAATATCTACCCTGTCCATTTCTCAGATGGTGAAAATATTTCGATGGATAATGAAAAGTGCTTGAAACTGGTAGGAGAGTTAATGGATGTATCCAGCATGTTTGGCTATGGTGAGGTGAATCAACATAACCGTTTCTCAACGCTTATGTATACGTATAAAAAAATTGATGATCCTAAATTCAGATACCATATTTTGAGAAAAAAAGGCGATGTATATGATGCCTTAAAGAGCTTTTTCAAAAAAAATGAAGAATAA